In Dehalococcoidales bacterium, a single genomic region encodes these proteins:
- a CDS encoding cytochrome c-type biogenesis protein CcmH codes for MTGNSVRKLFLPLLIALALVFTSCSSSVSAAEVNAVAANVNCVCGACDLRLVDCHCDKALEMQATIKKNLGRGQSQEQIIQGMAIQYGQRALVN; via the coding sequence ATGACCGGTAATTCTGTACGAAAATTATTTCTGCCGCTGTTAATAGCGTTGGCACTGGTATTCACCTCGTGCTCTTCCTCAGTGTCGGCAGCTGAGGTGAACGCGGTGGCAGCCAATGTTAACTGTGTTTGCGGCGCCTGTGACCTCCGGCTGGTTGATTGTCATTGTGATAAAGCTCTGGAAATGCAGGCCACCATTAAGAAGAACCTGGGCCGGGGCCAATCACAGGAGCAGATTATTCAGGGTATGGCCATACAGTACGGGCAACGGGCCTTAGTCAACTAA
- a CDS encoding PD-(D/E)XK nuclease family protein, translated as MNYKLSPSDMTFSYDGCKRCFYLKAVKGIVQPSIPIPSVFSKIASLLKNHYAGKQTGELHLALPPGIISHGERNVRSQVIALPNHDATCYINGRFDIVVSFEDGTYGIIDFKTGNPSRESAAFYSRQLHAYAYALEHPASNALALAPVTRLGLLYFYPSGINQQNLERLFYEAEITWIEIEKDEARFLRFIDEMLYLLEMPEAPPHSSNCPWCNYASRLNDF; from the coding sequence ATGAATTATAAGCTAAGTCCGTCAGATATGACCTTTTCTTACGATGGTTGCAAGCGGTGCTTCTATCTGAAGGCAGTCAAGGGTATCGTCCAGCCGTCAATACCAATACCCTCCGTCTTCAGCAAAATCGCCAGCCTCCTCAAGAACCACTATGCCGGTAAACAGACCGGTGAACTTCATCTTGCTCTCCCTCCCGGCATCATCAGCCACGGGGAAAGGAATGTCAGGTCACAGGTAATCGCGCTGCCCAACCATGACGCTACCTGCTATATCAACGGCCGCTTTGACATCGTCGTCAGCTTTGAAGACGGTACCTACGGGATAATCGATTTCAAGACGGGCAATCCGAGCCGGGAATCGGCCGCTTTCTACAGCCGCCAGTTACACGCTTACGCTTACGCCCTGGAGCACCCGGCGTCAAACGCTTTAGCGCTGGCGCCGGTAACCAGGCTGGGGCTGCTCTATTTCTATCCGTCCGGCATAAACCAGCAGAACCTGGAGAGGCTTTTCTATGAAGCCGAGATAACCTGGATAGAGATAGAAAAGGACGAGGCGAGGTTCCTCAGATTTATCGATGAGATGCTCTATTTGCTGGAGATGCCGGAAGCGCCGCCGCATTCCTCTAACTGCCCCTGGTGCAACTACGCCAGCAGACTAAACGACTTTTAA